Proteins encoded together in one Macadamia integrifolia cultivar HAES 741 chromosome 8, SCU_Mint_v3, whole genome shotgun sequence window:
- the LOC122086325 gene encoding CEN-like protein 1, whose protein sequence is MLIKASSLPTKLLTPSPYTTLSLSLTHTHRQLAMMSRSKQPLTLGRIVGEVVDDFTPGVKMNVTYNSSNHVCNGLELMPSAVTARPRVEIGGMDMRTFYTLVMTDPDAPGPSDPYLREHLHWIVTDIPGTTDASFGKEMVEYETPKPIIGIHRYAFILFKQKGRQTVEAPPLRDHFSTRKFSEANGLGLPVAALYFNAQRETAARRR, encoded by the exons ATGCTTATAAAAGCATCTTCTCTTCCCACCAAATTGCTAACACCATCACcctataccactctctctctctctctcacacacacacacaggcaGTTAGCCATGATGTCAAGGTCCAAGCAACCACTAACTTTGGGGAGAATAGTAGGTGAAGTAGTGGATGATTTCACCCCTGGTGTGAAAATGAATGTTACTTACAACTCCAGCAACCATGTGTGTAATGGGCTGGAGTTGATGCCTTCTGCTGTCACTGCAAGGCCTCGAGTTGAGATAGGCGGCATGGACATGAGGACTTTCTACACTCTT GTCATGACAGACCCAGATGCTCCTGGCCCCAGTGATCCATACCTAAGAGAGCATCTTCACTG GATTGTTACAGACATTCCAGGTACAACAGACGCTTCCTTCG GGAAAGAAATGGTGGAGTATGAGACACCAAAGCCTATCATCGGTATCCATAGGTATGCATTCATTCTGTTCAAACAGAAGGGGAGACAAACAGTTGAGGCACCTCCATTGAGAGATCATTTCAGTACCAGAAAGTTCTCAGAAGCCAATGGTCTGGGCCTCCCAGTGGCTGCACTCTACTTCAATGCACAGAGAGAAACAGCcgcaagaagaagatga